The proteins below are encoded in one region of Xenopus laevis strain J_2021 chromosome 8L, Xenopus_laevis_v10.1, whole genome shotgun sequence:
- the LOC121397363 gene encoding zinc finger CCHC domain-containing protein 3-like, which yields MTALEGVKIAAGEEVPLFARVRNSMRIISLDPSSEERRLAYVVKIILYDLGKVKKEEILALQDYPRRGIYDVTFIEEKSFLRFLKVMEEKKNEDRLVGFKVLPHFDQEEVVLVVKTYSPVLPLKEITAVLSQYCKRLKFGGKIWNEHGLWTSKYKFSAWFLEKKMPPARVRMGKVNIDVFFSGMPVFCRKCRSYGHVADTCEACKFCGESGHEEKNCTSPKKCNFCFETGHLYAACPVRKQKMEVVKQDVETEEEVRKVDVMERIDDETVENMDASIDIVSPERVSEKGKIGKRIVVKKEEKKQESKE from the coding sequence ATGACTGCTCTGGAAGGAGTGAAGATTGCGGCTGGAGAGGAGGTTCCTTTGTTCGCAAGGGTGAGGAACTCGATGCGGATCATTTCCTTGGATCCATCGAGTGAGGAAAGGAGGTTGGCGTACGTCGTGAAGATAATTCTTTACGACCTGGGAAAGGTAAAGAAGGAGGAGATCTTGGCGTTGCAGGATTATCCCAGAAGAGGGATATATGATGTGACGTTCATTGAGGAGAAGTCTTTTCTGCGCTTCTTGAAAGTgatggaggagaagaagaacgaAGACCGTTTAGTAGGTTTCAAGGTGTTGCCACACTTTGACCAGGAAGAAGTGGTTCTGGTGGTAAAGACCTACTCACCAGTACTACCTTTGAAGGAAATTACTGCGGTGCTAAGTCAGTATTGTAAGAGGCTGAAGTTTGGAGGCAAAATTTGGAACGAACATGGCTTGTGGACATCAAAATACAAGTTCAGTGCTTGGTTTTTGGAGAAGAAAATGCCGCCAGCAAGAGTACGGATGGGAAAAGTAAATATTGACGTTTTCTTTAGTGGAATGCCTGTCTTCTGTAGGAAATGCCGAAGTTACGGGCATGTAGCTGATACATGTGAAGCATGCAAGTTTTGTGGAGAGTCGGGACATGAGGAGAAGAACTGTACAAGTCCGAAgaagtgtaatttttgttttgaaaCAGGGCATTTGTATGCGGCTTGTCCAGTGAGAAAACAAAAGATGGAAGTAGTAAAACAAGATGTTGAAACGGAGGAAGAGGTGAGAAAGGTGGATGTGATGGAAAGAATAGATGATGAAACCGTGGAGAATATGGATGCTTCTATTGACATTGTGTCACCTGAAAGGGTgagtgaaaaaggaaaaattggtaAAAGAATTGTCGTGAAAAAGGAGGAGAAGAAACAGGAGAGTaaagagtag
- the LOC121397364 gene encoding zinc finger CCHC domain-containing protein 3-like, producing MTALEGVKIAAGEEVPLFARVRNSMRIISLDPSSEERRLAYVVKIILYDLGKVKKEEILALQDYPRRGIYDVTFIEEKSFLRFLKVMEEKKNEDRLVGFKVLPHFDQEEVVLVVKTYSPVLPLKEITAVLSQYCKRLKFGGKIWNEHGLWTSKYKFSAWFLEKKMPPARVRMGKVNIDVFFSGMPVFCRKCRSYGHVADTCEACKFCGESEHEEKNCTSPKKCNFCFETGHLYAACPVRKQKMEVVKQDVETEEEVRKVDVMERIDDETVENMDASIDIVSPERVSEKGKIGKRIVVKKEEKKQESKE from the coding sequence ATGACTGCTCTGGAAGGAGTGAAGATTGCGGCTGGAGAGGAGGTTCCTTTGTTCGCAAGGGTGAGGAACTCGATGCGGATCATTTCCTTGGATCCATCGAGTGAGGAAAGGAGGTTGGCGTACGTCGTGAAGATAATTCTTTACGACCTGGGAAAGGTAAAGAAGGAGGAGATCTTGGCGTTGCAGGATTATCCCAGAAGAGGGATATATGATGTGACGTTCATTGAGGAGAAGTCTTTTCTGCGCTTCTTGAAAGTgatggaggagaagaagaacgaAGACCGTTTAGTAGGTTTCAAGGTGTTGCCACACTTTGACCAGGAAGAAGTGGTTCTGGTGGTAAAGACCTACTCACCAGTACTACCTTTGAAGGAAATTACTGCGGTGCTAAGTCAGTATTGTAAGAGGCTGAAGTTTGGAGGCAAAATTTGGAACGAACATGGCTTGTGGACATCAAAATACAAGTTCAGTGCTTGGTTTTTGGAGAAGAAAATGCCGCCAGCAAGAGTACGGATGGGAAAAGTAAATATTGACGTTTTCTTTAGTGGAATGCCTGTCTTCTGTAGGAAATGCCGAAGTTACGGGCATGTAGCTGATACATGTGAAGCATGCAAGTTTTGTGGAGAGTCGGAACATGAGGAGAAGAACTGTACAAGTCCGAAgaagtgtaatttttgttttgaaaCAGGGCATTTGTATGCGGCTTGTCCAGTGAGAAAACAAAAGATGGAAGTAGTAAAACAAGATGTTGAAACGGAGGAAGAGGTGAGAAAGGTGGATGTGATGGAAAGAATAGATGATGAAACCGTGGAGAATATGGATGCTTCTATTGACATTGTGTCACCTGAAAGGGTgagtgaaaaaggaaaaattggtaAAAGAATTGTCGTGAAAAAGGAGGAGAAGAAACAGGAGAGTaaagagtag